From a single Lolium rigidum isolate FL_2022 chromosome 7, APGP_CSIRO_Lrig_0.1, whole genome shotgun sequence genomic region:
- the LOC124673083 gene encoding probable inorganic phosphate transporter 1-4 has protein sequence MARELKVLGALDAAKTQWYHFTAIVIAGMGFFTDAYDLFSISLVTKLLGRIYYFDPSSATPGSLPPNVSAAVNGVAFCGTLTGQLFFGWLGDKMGRKKVYGMTLMIMVLCCVASGLSFGSSANGVMATLCFFRFWLGFGIGGDYPLSATIMSEYANKRTRGAFIAAVFAMQGFGNLTGGIVAIIVSSAFKEQFDAPAYKDDRTGSTVPQADYAWRIVLMFGAVPALLTYYWRMKMPETARYTALVAKNTKQATSDMARVLNMELAAEEPEQAEHGRREQFGLFSREFARRHGRHLLGTTVCWFVLDIAFYSQNLFQKDIYTAVEWLPRADSMNALQEMFKISRAQTLVALCGTIPGYWFTVFLIDVVGRFAIQLGGFFFMTAFMLGLAVPYHHWTTPGNHVGFVVMFSFTFFFANFGPNSTTFIVPAEIFPARLRSTCHGISAAAGKAGAIVGSFGFLYAAQSTDPARTDAGYPPGIGVRNSLFVLAGCNVVGFLFTFLVPESKGKSLEELSGEHDEEDEPGTSNNNSNHKRTSRIQ, from the exons ATGGCTCGGGAGCTCAAGGTCCTCGGCGCGCTCGACGCCGCCAAGACACAGTGGTACCACTTCACGGCGATCGTGATCGCCGGCATGGGCTTCTTCACCGACGCCTACGACCTCTTCTCCATCTCCCTCGTCACCAAGCTCCTGGGCCGCATCTACTACTTCGACCCGAGCTCCGCCACGCCGGGTTCCCTCCCACCCAACGTCTCTGCCGCCGTCAACGGCGTAGCCTTCTGTGGCACCCTCACTGGCCAGCTCTTCTTCGGCTGGCTCGGCGACAAGATGGGACGGAAGAAGGTCTACGGCATGACGCTCATGATCATGGTGCTCTGCTGCGTCGCCTCTGGCCTGTCGTTCGGGTCGAGCGCCAACGGCGTCATGGCCACGCTCTGCTTCTTTCGCTTCTGGCTCGGCTTCGGCATCGGCGGCGACTACCCGCTCTCGGCGACCATCATGTCCGAGTACGCCAACAAGCGCACCCGCGGCGCGTTCATCGCCGCCGTCTTCGCCATGCAAGGGTTCGGCAACCTTACAGGCGGCATCGTCGCCATTATCGTTTCTTCGGCGTTCAAGGAGCAGTTTGACGCGCCGGCATACAAGGACGATCGTACGGGCTCAACGGTGCCACAAGCCGACTATGCGTGGCGCATCGTCCTGATGTTCGGCGCCGTCCCGGCGCTGCTGACCTACTACTGGCGCATGAAGATGCCGGAGACGGCGCGGTACACGGCGCTCGTCGCGAAGAACACCAAGCAGGCCACGTCGGACATGGCGCGGGTGCTCAACATGGAGCTCGCTGCCGAAGAGCCGGAGCAGGCAGAGCACGGCCGGCGCGAGCAGTTCGGTCTCTTCTCCAGGGAGTTCGCGAGGCGTCACGGCCGGCACCTGCTGGGCACGACGGTGTGCTGGTTCGTGCTGGACATCGCCTTCTACTCGCAGAACCTGTTCCAGAAGGACATCTACACGGCGGTGGAGTGGCTGCCGAGGGCGGACAGCATGAACGCGCTGCAGGAGATGTTCAAGATCTCGCGCGCGCAGACACTGGTGGCGCTGTGCGGCACCATCCCGGGGTACTGGTTCACCGTGTTCCTCATCGACGTGGTGGGCCGCTTCGCCATCCAGCTGGGCGGCTTCTTCTTCATGACGGCGTTCATGCTCGGCCTCGCCGTGCCATACCACCACTGGACGACGCCAGGGAACCACGTCGGCTTCGTTGTCATGTTCTCCTTCACCTTCTTCTTCGCCAACTTCGGGCCCAACTCCACCACCTTCATCGTGCCGGCCGAGATCTTCCCGGCGCGGCTGCGGTCGACGTGCCACGGGATCTCCGCAGCAGCCGGGAAGGCGGGCGCCATCGTCGGGTCCTTTGGGTTTCTGTACGCCGCGCAGAGCACGGATCCTGCCAGGACGGACGCCGGGTACCCGCCGGGAATCGGCGTCCGCAACTCCCTGTTCGTGCTCGCCGGATGCAACGTGGTCGGGTTCCTTTTCACATTCCTCGTGCCGGAGTCCAAGGGGAAATCGCTGGAGGAGCTCTCTGGGGAGCACGATGAGGAGGATGAGCCAGGGACGTC caacaacaacagcaaccacaAGAG AACATCTCGAATTCAATGA